One segment of Cynocephalus volans isolate mCynVol1 chromosome 8, mCynVol1.pri, whole genome shotgun sequence DNA contains the following:
- the IFI6 gene encoding interferon alpha-inducible protein 6 produces the protein MRQKMVSLFLCYLLLYTCCGVEAGKRKKGESSESGGSGFWSALTYAAIGGGLMVAGLPALGFTGAGIAAKSVAASMMSCSAVLNGGGVPAGGLVATLQSVGAGGSSTLMGKIGAILGYTVHKYLENDDEADE, from the exons ATGCGGCAGAAGATGGTATCGCTCTTCCTGTGCTACCTGCTGCTCTACACCTGCTGCGGGGTGGAGGCAG gcaaaagaaagaaaggagaaagttcAGAGTCCGGCGGCTCGGGGTTCTGGAGCGCTCTGACCTACGCTGCGATCGGAGGAG GGCTCATGGTCGCCGGGCTGCCAGCGCTGGGCTTCACCGGCGCCGGCATAGCCGCCAAGTCGGTGGCCGCGTCGATGATGAGCTGTTCGGCGGTGCTGAATGGGGGCGGCGTGCCCGCTGGGGGGCTGGTGGCCACGCTGCAGAGCGTCG GAGCTGGTGGCAGCAGTACCCTCATGGGCAAGATTGGTGCCATTCTGGGCTACACCGTCCATAAGTACCTGGAAAACGATGACGAGGCAGATGAGTAG